The Scylla paramamosain isolate STU-SP2022 chromosome 32, ASM3559412v1, whole genome shotgun sequence sequence TAACTTCCCATCTTACTCTTATTTAACCCCAGACACTCGCAACCCTCAAATCCCAACACCCACAACTCCCTCACCAGTCGTGTCATTGGTGAACCTCCGCGCCAGCAGGGTGCAGTTGGTGAGCAGCAGCGGGCACGTCCTGTAGAAGATGTGGAAGAAGAAGTTGTGGTGGATTTTTGAGCGTTCCTCCTCCGTCAGATTCCAGAAACTCTCCTCGGTGACGCAGGAAGGCACGGACCACGGCAACGCTCCCTTGTACCGCTCCCTCTTgttcagctgagagagagagagagagagagagagagagagagagagagagagagagagagagagagagagagagagagagagagagagagacgtaaggaTTGATTGATGACTGAAAGACATAAAGATTGATTGATGGATGACTGAAGGACGTAAAGATTGATtagtggttgagagagagagaaagagagagagagagatgtaaagatTGATTGATGATTGACAGAGAGACGTAAAGACTGACTGATGATTGAGACAAAGATTGATTGATGTCAGTCAATCAACACATCactcaaacagtcagtcagtcagtcagtccctctTCTCTGACACCAAtacaatcagtcagtcagtcagtccctctTCTCTGACACCAGTACAACCAAGACTCATCACTTGAAACACTCgtctttctcaccacgactaattttaaaggctacagagacgattagccTGATTTTAAGGACCGTTTCTCCTGTCCGTGACGTAGAAATCTAGTagaactgtcactagaaccgtaaaaactgttaaaaacccgtgtcactttaattagagcctattgaaagtagtggagatgcagacagaagcgtttcagaatatggagtCAAGATTCTTCCACTCACGACGGTACCGAGGTGTAGGAAACGGCGACGGAGGCAGCAATGTTGGGCGCCACGCGGAGGGGCTGCATGCTGGTGGCCACTGAGGGACTGAGGTCAAAGTTGGACAGTGACACGTGAATCCCAGCCTCGGCCAAGGACGGGGAAGACACGATTCGGGAGTCGTATACTGAAGGGGTGAGGAagtttgtagtagtggtggtggtggtggtggtggtgagtagtggtaataaaagtaatggtagtagcagtagtagtaatagagaaAAGTTGacaaatagaagaagaggacgaggagaacgaAACAAAGgacgagaaaggagaaaaaacgacaaagaggaggaaggggcgacgacaacaacaaagacgacgatgaggaagaaaacgaacatgaggaaaagaagacggagGAGAACAACGACGAAGACaacaacgaagaaaggaaatagaacaaCGACGATAATGATACAGATAAACAGAACGACGAGGCGCATGACAAAGACGAGAACAACAACGAAGACGAGGCTTAAGAGAAATTCTAACAGCAGGTAATAGCGACCAACTACACTCACTGATCTGTTCACTAGTGTTGACAGCGAAGATAACCTTGTACCCTCCGAGGAGCCCCGCGAAGGTCTGCTGAAGGATGGCGTTCCCTTGAGGGCTGCGGGTCGTGTAGCACTGCCCCAGCCCCGTCAGTGTGGGTTTGAGAACCTCCCGGCAGCACTCCAGCCTGGGGAGATAAGGAGAATTGAAGGATAGGGTGAAAAGAAATGGTGTAGCTTGACGTGATGAAAGACCTTGCAGTACTCTAGTCTGGGGGAAAgcaaaggagaaacagagaattAAAAGGTAGGATGAGGAataaatggatgagagagagagagagagagagagagagagagagagagagagagagagagagagagagagagagagagagagagagaatatgagcaTCAAGTTAAAATTGAAGAACATCGTTTATCATCATAATTTCAGCATAAAATTACCAAGATTCCGTAAAAGTCTGACACTTTAtacgggagagaaaaaaaaaaaattgcagaaaCTATTTTAAACCTGAAATTCAACTTTGGACTCGACAAACTGAAAAATTTCGTAACAAATAGAAATGAACTTAAGATCCAGAGAAGTACAAAAGAATACATTAGTAAAAAGGGCAGTAATTCTATAATGCAAAACAAATAAGGCTAAACAGCAATGAAATtataacacaagaaaataatacgtacaagataatattaataaaataatgaagttaAAACAAATAGGCAGAAACTGGAgccgaagaaaacgaagacaagaaaatataagacCTTAGAGAGCAACACTCAAACTTAATCCAACACAAACTTAATCCAACACATAAACTTAatccaacacactcacacagacgcAACACTCTAAACAACACACTTCAACGTAAAGCAACACACTCAAATATAACCCAACACTTAAAGCAACACtcagacaaaacaaacacaacacaacacaaaccaacCAACACTCTTAAACACACGCAACACTCAACATACAGCAACACATAACAACACACTCGAGCACAAAGCAACACTCAAAACCTTTACCTAAACATGACTTTGGTGGATCCCATGCACACCGACACCAGGTCCTCACAGCTGCAGGAGGATCAATGCCACAATAAGGATCAGATATAATTTTAAAGgcttcatcctccacctccacccttttctttcttcttacgcTCTTAGATTCAAAATtttcatgcctctctctctctctctctctctctctctctctctctctctctctctctctctctctctctctcatttctcttcgtattctcttcctcctcttttcctttgctGTTTCTTCCTGCAGTAATTGGCGAAAATGTCTGAGGtgagattttctttttctgtttgtgtgtgggtggatgtagGTGGGTTTGGGTGTAggtccctcccccccctctccctctctctctctctctctctctctctctctctctctctctctctctctctctctctctccctccctctctctctatgcttATCCTGTtcatttctatccttctctcttccccttcctccctccttttttctccctcttttcttctttcccgggaaaaaagaggaagtaaagtaCGATAAgacgagaaagggaaggaatacgggaagaggagaagagagagaggatgaattcAAGACATCACGCTTCTATCTctcgtctctcttcccttcctttctatctaCATGTGTtgaccctttccttcttttactccctttcttccctcattctcccttcccccttctctctctcccctctcacctagGCGACAGCAGGGTAACCATCTCGCTGAGAGTAAGATGGTGATCCTTCAAGTAGGCATCAAGCTCCCCTTTTAGCACTGTCTTCCTCGCCGGGTTGGTCTCAAAGGCAGGGCTGATGATCTCCGTCCCCCGCACCGCCAACAGCAAGTACGAGGCCAGGGCGTCACTCACGTTGTGCTCTGACGAAGGCGAAGAAGGGTGGgttggtttgatttggtttgtgaaatgtgtttttgtgtgttattggttgagtggtggtgatggtgatgatgtaggGTAGGTAGggtaggggaaaggaaaaaaagagatgggaagggaaggggagaggggtgaaagggagaggagaggagaggagaggagagaaaaggagatgggtgaggagaggagaggagaggagaggagaggagaggagaggaggggagaggagaggagaggagaggagaggaggggagaggaaagaagagggatgaggagaggagaggaaagatgggaggaataaaaatggagagaaaattgaagaaaatgagagacaagtgaaaagagagaatggaacaataaaagaaataactataaaagatgataaagacaaagaaatacctcacgaaaagaaatagaaaagtcaagagattatgaaaagaaatgagaagataaaagcttaagaggataaaaaaaaaaaaaaacatacaaacagacggacacagGAAAACAACAGCGTCTACCTCACTCACTCGTCAACTTGGACTTCCAGAACCCCGCCAGGCTGCAGATGGTAATGAAGGGAACCCGCATGCCGGTGCTGTACAGGTCCCGGTACACGATCTCAATGGAGGGCCGCTGGGCGATGAGGGAGGAGTACGTCACTTCGTACGAGGCGGAAATCAGCATCAGAATTCTTCGTGGCGccaagcagaaaaaaaacaaacagaagatGCAAGGTTAATAATGATAGGATAAAGATTAATAGGGTTGTAGATTTAGATATTATAgaataggaataagaagaagggaGACACTTAAGGAAACTTGCGGATTTAGCTGGTGTAaacagataagaggaggaaaaacatttAGAAAACCCGTGGATTTGAACTGCAGCAAATAGATGAGAGGAAAATACTGAGAAAACTTGAATTTTAAACTggagaagggaaataaactgaagagaaataaa is a genomic window containing:
- the LOC135089313 gene encoding acid-sensing ion channel 1-like; protein product: MYPVKASKLSQRRSSPAEGETTQTTFRMPRKEVERSGSDGLKGRKATCGCEGKVATDGTPQNVKEDERSEEEKKEGLCTECITSSATMEVLRDFCTKTTAHGFNHVVKSEQPFLLRVFWVLVISVGILMLISASYEVTYSSLIAQRPSIEIVYRDLYSTGMRVPFITICSLAGFWKSKLTKHNVSDALASYLLLAVRGTEIISPAFETNPARKTVLKGELDAYLKDHHLTLSEMVTLLSPRLECCREVLKPTLTGLGQCYTTRSPQGNAILQQTFAGLLGGYKVIFAVNTSEQIIYDSRIVSSPSLAEAGIHVSLSNFDLSPSVATSMQPLRVAPNIAASVAVSYTSLNKRERYKGALPWSVPSCVTEESFWNLTEEERSKIHHNFFFHIFYRTCPLLLTNCTLLARRFTNDTTAECHPSDILNHKVMDDQMTRCLDDHLHKDASENKLCEVTEVTQQMSHTTLVPEMLEAHEGITVIPDLTYSMINIYYTQLGYTEHKENIPTVFTWFSGLGGQMGLFLGASVITLVEVYFTLCRVFQILLTAFVATFCRGIRRCLGVFRDSNLST